The nucleotide window ATAAGGCATTGGATAAACTCCTGCGGTCCAGGAGGGAGGTTTGAGATAAAAATTGTCAGTTATTTGCGATTTTATAACCGGTCAGGAATTAACTGATACTGATGATGAAAGGATCAGACAGGGGATAGAACGGTTCTTGGTCGAAGAGAAAGGTTATTCAAAAGAAGATGTTGAGGTTGACAAAGAGTTCGAGATATCTATTGACGGTGAGGTAAACAGGTCAAAGGTTGACATTATCGTATGTGTTGAAGAAAAGAGATTTATGATTATAAGATGTGCTCGTGGGTCATTGGTCTCAAGGGAAAGGGAGGTCATCTCCTGTGCAAGAACCTTTGATGTTTATCAGATTCCATTTGCCATTGTCACTAATGGAGAGGATGCAGAGGTTCTGGATACTGTTACTGGTGAGGTAATCAGCTGTGGTTTAGGGGCAATACCCTCAAAGAGGGAGGCCCTTGAGGCCATAAAAAGGATTGAATTCAAGAGACTTCCGAAAGAGAGGATCGAGAAAGAAAAGAGGATATTTTTAGCATTTGATGCTATCAAATGCCCCTTAAAATGTGATTAATACAAACGCAATAAGTAGTGTGCCATTAGTAAACTATTTATGGAGGGACAGGCATGGCAACAAAAGATATATTGATTGTAGGCGGAGGGATTAGTGGGATAACTACAGCAGTAGAAGCGGCCGAGGTGGGGTATGAAGTAACTCTTATTGAGAAGAATCCCTATCTGGGTGGAAGGGTCTCTCAACTCAATAAATACTTCCCCAAATTATGCCCTCCAAGTTGTGGACTGGAGATAAATTTCAGAAGAATTAAACAGAATCCAAGGGTCAAATTTTTTACCTTAGCAGAAGTAGAAGGCATATCTGGCAAGGAGGGTGATTTTGATGTCACAATAAAGTTGAATCCCCGTTATGTCAATCAAAGATGCACTGCCTGCAACATGTGTGTGGCAGTATGTCCTGTTGAAAGGTCAAACGATTTCAACTTCGGTATGAATAAGACAAAGGCCATTTACCTTCCCCATGATTTTGCCTTTCCCATGAAATATGTTGTTGATGATAAGTTCTGCAAGAAAGCAGAATGTAACAAATGTGTCGAGGTTTGCAAATATAATGCCATTGATCTAAATATGAAGGCCCAAAGCCTCTCATTAAATGTGGGCTCAATCGTTTGGGCTACTGGCTGGAACCCATACGATGCTACAAAGATTGATAATCTTGGATTCGGAAAATATCAAAATGTCATTACAAATATGATGATGGAAAGGCTTGCAGCACATAACGGCCCTACTAATGGAAAAATTCTCCGTCCATCAGACGGAAAAGAGATCTCAAAAGTGGCCTTTGTCCAATGTGCTGGATCCCGTGATGAGAACCATCTCCCCTACTGTTCTTATATTTGTTGCCTCGCCTCTATGAAACAGGCCACTTATATCAGGGAGCAATATCCTGAGGCAGAGGTATTTATATTTTATATCGACATTCGTGCACCGGGAAGATACGAGAAGTTTTATAAAAAGGTCCAAAGCGATGAAAAGATAAAATTTATTAAAGGAAAGGTCGCCCAGATTGAAGAGGATCCTGCCACAAAGGACCTTACAGTGGTAGCAGAGGATGCAATTGCTGGTAAGAAGATTCATGAGAAGGTAGAACTGGTTGTACTTGCCACTGGGATAGTTCCCAGTACACAGGAGAGGAAGATTCCTGCAAACATATCTTACGATACAGATGGTTTCATTACATCCAGTAACGGAATAGGTGGGATGTACGCTGCTGGTTGTGCCTTAAAGCCATTTGATGTCTATTCCAGTGTGCAGGACAGCGTAGCAGCAGCGCTTAAGGCTATTCAGTCTTTAGTGAGCCCCGTTAGAAGTTCTGCAAGTTTGAGGACTTCTAATGAGGGTAAGGGAACTTCTAACGGGGTAGGGAGGTAATAAATGGAGAAAAAAATAGGAGCTTATATCTGTACAGGATGCGGTATCGGGGAATCCCTTGACACAGAAAAGTTAACTAAGGTAGCTACTAAACAAAAGGCTCAGGTTGTCAAGACCCATCCATTTTTGTGTGGGGATGAGGGTGTTAAGCTCATAAAAAATGACATGGATGCCGAAGGCGTAAATGCTATTGTAATAGCTGCCTGCTCACAACGTGTAAATTATGATGTCTTCAGTTTCGGTAATGTCCTTCTGGATAGGGTCAACCTAAGGGAGCAGGTCATCTGGTGCCACCCACCAAATGATGAAGATACCCAGATGCTGGCAGAAGACTACATAAGGATGGGTCTTCTTAAGATTCAGAAGATGGAGCTTCCTGAACCGTATAAGGTAGGGGACCTTTCTAAAAATATTCTTGTAGTGGGGGGTGGCCTTGCTGGAATTACTGCTGCCACCGAAGCAGCCAAGGCAGGATATGATGTCTTTTTGGTAGAAAAGAACGAATCCCTTGGTGGCTGGATGAGCAAGATTTACAAACAGGCCCCTACAAAATCTCCTTATGCAGATATGGAAGAGCCGGATATTAATATCAGGAGCAAGGAGGCTCAACAGAATCCAGGGATTAAGATTTATACATCTTCTTTAGTAGAGAAGATATCTGGTGGCCCGGGTATATTTGATGTAACTGTAAAACAAAATGGGGAGGTCGAGAGTTTTAGGGCTGGTGCTATAGTCCTGGCCTCAGGCACTGTACCATACGATGCCACAAAACTTGTTCATCTCGGGCTTGGTAAATATCCAGATGTGATAACCAACTACATGATAGAGGATCTCGCCTTAAAGGGAACAATAGTAAGGCCATCAGATGGAAAGGCTCCAAAAAGCGTTGCCTTTATTCTCTGTGCAGGTCAGAGGGATGAGAACCATCTTCCTTACTGTTCTGCAACCTGCTGTGTTGATTCCCTAAAACAGGCAAAATATATAAGGAATCAGTACCCTGATTCAACGGTCTATATATTTTACAGAGACATGAGGACACCTGGCCATTATGAATACTTTTACAAGAGTATTCAGGACGATCCTGGAATGTTTTTGACTAAAGGGGATGTTTTAGGCATCACAGAGGATGAGAATAAAAATCTTGTAGTAGATGTAGAAAATACCCTAATAGGTGAAAATATCCGGGTGAATGTGGATATGGTTATTCTTGCCATAGGAATGGTTCCGGTAACCGCTTTAGGGGAAGAGGAACTTCCACCAGGGGTGAAACCCGGCGATGAGTTTATTCCATATGTTATGATTGAAACAGATATCTTAAACCTTGAGTACAGACAGGGTGGGGAGGTGCCTGTTTTGGCATACGGTTATCCTGACTCGAACTATATCTGTTTCCCTTATGAAACTCGAAGGACAGGCATTTACGCTGCTGGCTCTGTAAGGGCACCTATGGATATACCTTCTACCATAGAGGATGCTACGGGTGCAGCACTTAAGGCGATCCAGTGTATTGAAATGACGGCAAGGGGAGAGGCAGTCCATCCCAGGGCTGGAGATACATCCTATATAGAAATCTTTCTACAAAAATGCACCCAATGTAAGAGATGCACAGAGGAGTGTCC belongs to Nitrospirota bacterium and includes:
- a CDS encoding type I restriction enzyme HsdR N-terminal domain-containing protein; the protein is MSVICDFITGQELTDTDDERIRQGIERFLVEEKGYSKEDVEVDKEFEISIDGEVNRSKVDIIVCVEEKRFMIIRCARGSLVSREREVISCARTFDVYQIPFAIVTNGEDAEVLDTVTGEVISCGLGAIPSKREALEAIKRIEFKRLPKERIEKEKRIFLAFDAIKCPLKCD
- a CDS encoding CoB--CoM heterodisulfide reductase iron-sulfur subunit A family protein; the encoded protein is MATKDILIVGGGISGITTAVEAAEVGYEVTLIEKNPYLGGRVSQLNKYFPKLCPPSCGLEINFRRIKQNPRVKFFTLAEVEGISGKEGDFDVTIKLNPRYVNQRCTACNMCVAVCPVERSNDFNFGMNKTKAIYLPHDFAFPMKYVVDDKFCKKAECNKCVEVCKYNAIDLNMKAQSLSLNVGSIVWATGWNPYDATKIDNLGFGKYQNVITNMMMERLAAHNGPTNGKILRPSDGKEISKVAFVQCAGSRDENHLPYCSYICCLASMKQATYIREQYPEAEVFIFYIDIRAPGRYEKFYKKVQSDEKIKFIKGKVAQIEEDPATKDLTVVAEDAIAGKKIHEKVELVVLATGIVPSTQERKIPANISYDTDGFITSSNGIGGMYAAGCALKPFDVYSSVQDSVAAALKAIQSLVSPVRSSASLRTSNEGKGTSNGVGR
- a CDS encoding hydrogenase iron-sulfur subunit; protein product: MEKKIGAYICTGCGIGESLDTEKLTKVATKQKAQVVKTHPFLCGDEGVKLIKNDMDAEGVNAIVIAACSQRVNYDVFSFGNVLLDRVNLREQVIWCHPPNDEDTQMLAEDYIRMGLLKIQKMELPEPYKVGDLSKNILVVGGGLAGITAATEAAKAGYDVFLVEKNESLGGWMSKIYKQAPTKSPYADMEEPDINIRSKEAQQNPGIKIYTSSLVEKISGGPGIFDVTVKQNGEVESFRAGAIVLASGTVPYDATKLVHLGLGKYPDVITNYMIEDLALKGTIVRPSDGKAPKSVAFILCAGQRDENHLPYCSATCCVDSLKQAKYIRNQYPDSTVYIFYRDMRTPGHYEYFYKSIQDDPGMFLTKGDVLGITEDENKNLVVDVENTLIGENIRVNVDMVILAIGMVPVTALGEEELPPGVKPGDEFIPYVMIETDILNLEYRQGGEVPVLAYGYPDSNYICFPYETRRTGIYAAGSVRAPMDIPSTIEDATGAALKAIQCIEMTARGEAVHPRAGDTSYIEIFLQKCTQCKRCTEECPFGAINEDEKANPLYNPTRCRRCAICMGACPERIMSFKNYSVDMIGTMVKNIEVPPEEDEKPRAVVFACENDAYPALDMAGINHLNYTPFVRVVPLRCAGSMNLVWVADALSKGIDGILLLGCQYGDDYQCHMATGSHLAKIRLSKVAETLDRLKLESGRVHMEQISISEYYKIPQILDEFLERLKEFGPNPYKGF